The following coding sequences lie in one Pontibacter sp. G13 genomic window:
- the aceK gene encoding bifunctional isocitrate dehydrogenase kinase/phosphatase, producing the protein MEQLQGNREPHELASQIAHLIVQDFDQYMWDFREVTARAPIRFQNRDWHGIQADQKKRMSLYKRRISRIARKIQREMGKDAANDSLWQLVKAQYKALSLLRYEYELSESFYNSVCRKVIGNMGADIDCMFVEDEHLHREFRSEAPIFRRFEWQEPNVKLMEKLLLSLPIKGEFEDVSRDAAYISGRLEEDVLFSYKPDKESHIDLLESVFYRNKGAYVVGRFWISDRYLPFIIPLLHNQNGVFADTLITDTDTASIIFSFTRSYFMVDVSIPSEFVHFLKTIMPEKPYGDLYNSIGFSKHGKTEMYRNFVQHLKSSTDQFVIAPGIKGMVMSVFTLPSYNIVFKLIKDQFDPPKTTNKAHVKSRYKLVSMHDRVGRMADTHEFEHFVFPRERFSQELIDELLTVASSIIHLTDEHVVIDHLYTERKMTPLNLFLEDANPDEAEEVVEEYGNTIKQLAAANIFPGDMLLKNFGVTRHRRVVFYDYDEIGFLTDYHFRWLPEAEGPEDIYASGPWFAVGPNDVFPEEFKHFLIGREDIREIFFELHADLFEPKFWIDMQQKQINKEIVDVFPYRRRQRFSNAVC; encoded by the coding sequence ATGGAACAGCTGCAAGGGAATCGGGAACCGCATGAATTGGCTTCCCAGATCGCTCACCTGATCGTCCAAGATTTCGATCAATACATGTGGGACTTCCGCGAGGTCACAGCCCGTGCCCCTATCCGCTTTCAAAACCGCGATTGGCACGGGATTCAAGCTGACCAAAAAAAACGCATGTCCCTCTACAAGCGCCGCATCTCCAGAATTGCTCGCAAGATCCAGCGAGAAATGGGAAAAGATGCCGCCAACGATTCCCTCTGGCAATTGGTCAAAGCGCAATACAAAGCCCTTTCCTTGTTGCGCTACGAATACGAACTCTCCGAATCCTTTTACAATTCCGTCTGCCGAAAAGTAATCGGCAACATGGGCGCGGACATCGACTGCATGTTTGTCGAGGATGAGCATCTCCACCGCGAATTTCGCTCCGAAGCTCCGATTTTCAGACGATTTGAATGGCAGGAACCCAATGTCAAGTTGATGGAGAAACTGCTGCTGTCACTTCCCATCAAGGGCGAATTTGAGGATGTCTCCCGCGATGCCGCCTATATTTCCGGACGCTTGGAAGAGGATGTCCTTTTTTCCTACAAGCCCGACAAGGAGAGCCATATTGACCTGCTGGAATCGGTGTTTTACCGCAACAAGGGCGCTTATGTCGTGGGGAGATTCTGGATTTCGGATCGGTATCTGCCCTTCATCATCCCACTGCTTCACAACCAGAATGGGGTATTCGCAGATACACTCATCACCGATACCGACACTGCTTCGATCATTTTCAGTTTTACCCGGTCGTACTTCATGGTGGACGTGTCCATTCCCTCTGAATTTGTCCATTTCCTCAAGACCATCATGCCAGAAAAACCCTATGGAGATCTGTACAACTCCATCGGGTTCAGCAAGCATGGCAAGACCGAGATGTACCGCAATTTCGTCCAGCACCTCAAGTCGTCCACAGACCAGTTCGTGATTGCCCCGGGGATCAAAGGCATGGTCATGTCTGTGTTTACCTTGCCCAGCTACAACATCGTGTTCAAGCTCATCAAGGATCAATTCGATCCACCCAAAACCACCAACAAGGCTCACGTCAAATCCCGATACAAACTGGTTTCCATGCACGACCGAGTGGGACGGATGGCCGATACACATGAGTTTGAGCACTTTGTATTTCCGCGAGAGCGCTTTTCCCAAGAGTTGATCGACGAACTCCTGACAGTCGCGTCCAGCATCATCCACCTCACGGACGAGCATGTCGTCATAGATCACCTGTACACCGAGCGCAAGATGACCCCTTTGAACCTGTTTCTGGAGGATGCCAATCCCGACGAAGCAGAGGAAGTCGTCGAAGAATACGGCAATACGATCAAGCAATTGGCCGCTGCCAACATCTTCCCGGGCGACATGCTCCTGAAGAATTTCGGAGTCACGCGCCATCGCCGCGTCGTGTTCTACGACTATGACGAAATCGGCTTCCTCACCGACTATCATTTCAGGTGGCTTCCCGAGGCGGAGGGCCCGGAGGACATCTATGCATCGGGGCCTTGGTTTGCCGTGGGGCCCAATGATGTCTTTCCGGAGGAATTCAAGCATTTCCTAATCGGGCGCGAGGACATACGCGAGATTTTCTTCGAATTGCATGCGGATCTATTCGAGCCCAAATTCTGGATCGACATGCAACAAAAGCAGATCAACAAAGAGATTGTGGACGTATTCCCTTACCGCCGTCGCCAGCGATTCTCCAATGCAGTTTGCTAG